From the Senegalimassilia faecalis genome, one window contains:
- the feoB gene encoding ferrous iron transport protein B, which yields MLLSELARGQAGVVKVVEGQGSVRRHLLDMGLTPNAVVTLQKTAPMGDPIQVTVRGYELTLRLSEANNVRVRALDAAEDAAAVGAPGATRAPAAGSASATDSASVAAHCEPVPHPGLGEFGPAEEAYRAHARRATAKTGPLTFALVGNQNCGKTTLFNQLTGANQHVGNFPGVTVDRKDGTIRAHAEATVTDLPGVYSLSPYSNEEIVTRDFLLNEKPDGIINIVDGTNIERNLYLTMQIMELGIPMVLALNMMDEVEANGGTIRVNELEAELGIPVVPISAAKNEGVDELVDHALHVARFDEAPGRIDFCPASEHEHDPLGAVHRCVHATGHIIEPYADQAKIPTRFAATKMVEGDELIARKLDLPESAISSIRELTASMQADAGMDAEAALANMRFAFLANLCANTVVRPQESREHKRSAAVDKLLTGRYTGIPCFFAIMAAVFVLTFSFIGAALSDLVSAGVDICLDALEAGCEAWGLNPVAQGLLVDGIGAGVGAVIGFLPTIVTLFFFLSILEDSGYMARVAFVMDRPMRKIGLSGRSIVPLLMGFGCSVPSFMATRTLSSERDRKMTTMLVPFMSCSAKLPIYALIVGAFFPRALQPVVMIGLYAFGVIVGIAFAVVLKRARFRGQPVPFVMELPNYRLPAAKSVARLVWDKAKGFVKKAFTVVLAACVIIWFLQTFDARLNVVDDVNASLLAGIGGLIAPLFAPLGFGDWRAATALMTGFMAKESVVSTLTQVTGGADLTTLFTPVTALAFLAFVLLYTPCVAAIATVRSEQGGARAALETVLLQCGIAWAVSLAVYLVCSLTTGSIASAFSVPGLVAGVVIVAAIALYLTRQRTDGELKVGCRTCPANCKKSGGCH from the coding sequence ATGCTGCTGAGCGAACTTGCGCGCGGCCAGGCCGGCGTGGTCAAAGTCGTGGAGGGTCAGGGATCAGTTCGCCGCCACTTACTTGATATGGGCCTTACGCCCAACGCGGTGGTAACGCTGCAGAAAACGGCCCCAATGGGCGACCCCATCCAGGTGACGGTGCGCGGTTACGAGCTGACGCTGCGCCTGAGCGAGGCGAACAACGTGCGCGTGCGGGCGCTCGACGCAGCCGAAGACGCCGCCGCCGTTGGCGCGCCTGGCGCAACGCGCGCGCCGGCAGCTGGCAGCGCAAGCGCAACCGATTCCGCATCCGTCGCCGCCCACTGCGAGCCCGTGCCCCACCCCGGCCTTGGCGAGTTCGGCCCGGCCGAAGAGGCGTATCGCGCCCACGCCCGCCGCGCCACCGCGAAAACCGGCCCGCTGACGTTCGCGCTGGTAGGCAACCAGAACTGCGGCAAAACCACGCTGTTCAACCAGCTCACGGGCGCAAACCAGCACGTCGGCAACTTCCCCGGCGTCACGGTGGACCGCAAGGACGGCACCATCCGCGCGCACGCCGAGGCAACCGTCACCGACCTGCCGGGCGTCTACTCGCTGTCGCCGTATTCCAACGAGGAGATCGTCACGCGCGACTTCCTGCTGAACGAAAAGCCCGATGGCATCATCAACATCGTCGACGGCACAAACATCGAGCGCAATCTGTACCTGACCATGCAAATCATGGAACTGGGCATCCCCATGGTGCTGGCGCTCAACATGATGGACGAGGTGGAGGCCAACGGCGGCACCATCCGCGTGAACGAGCTGGAGGCCGAGCTGGGCATCCCCGTGGTGCCCATTTCCGCGGCAAAAAACGAAGGCGTCGACGAGCTGGTCGACCACGCCCTGCACGTGGCGCGCTTCGACGAGGCGCCCGGCCGCATCGACTTCTGCCCCGCCAGCGAGCACGAGCACGACCCGCTTGGCGCGGTGCACCGCTGCGTCCACGCCACGGGTCACATCATCGAACCCTACGCTGACCAAGCGAAAATCCCCACGCGCTTCGCCGCTACGAAAATGGTGGAAGGCGACGAGCTTATCGCGCGCAAGCTTGACCTGCCCGAGTCGGCCATCTCGTCCATCCGCGAGCTAACCGCGTCCATGCAGGCCGACGCCGGCATGGACGCCGAGGCCGCGCTAGCCAACATGCGCTTCGCCTTCCTGGCGAACCTGTGCGCCAACACGGTGGTGCGCCCGCAGGAAAGCCGCGAGCACAAGCGCAGCGCAGCGGTCGACAAGCTTCTGACCGGGCGCTATACCGGCATCCCATGCTTTTTCGCCATCATGGCCGCCGTGTTCGTGCTGACATTCAGCTTCATCGGCGCGGCGCTGTCCGACCTGGTCAGCGCCGGCGTAGACATATGTCTCGATGCGCTGGAGGCCGGCTGCGAGGCGTGGGGGCTCAACCCCGTGGCGCAGGGGCTGCTCGTCGATGGCATCGGCGCGGGCGTGGGCGCGGTCATCGGTTTTCTGCCCACCATCGTCACGCTGTTCTTCTTCCTTTCCATCCTGGAGGACTCAGGCTACATGGCGCGCGTGGCGTTCGTCATGGACCGCCCCATGCGCAAAATCGGCCTGTCTGGGCGTTCCATCGTGCCGCTGCTCATGGGCTTCGGCTGCTCGGTGCCGTCGTTCATGGCCACGCGCACACTGTCGAGCGAACGCGACCGCAAGATGACCACCATGCTGGTGCCGTTCATGAGCTGCAGCGCGAAGCTGCCGATATATGCCCTGATCGTAGGCGCATTTTTCCCGCGTGCACTGCAGCCGGTCGTCATGATCGGGCTGTACGCGTTCGGCGTTATCGTGGGCATAGCGTTCGCTGTGGTACTGAAGCGGGCACGTTTCCGCGGTCAGCCTGTGCCGTTCGTGATGGAGCTGCCGAATTACCGACTGCCCGCCGCGAAAAGCGTGGCGCGCCTGGTGTGGGACAAGGCGAAGGGCTTCGTGAAGAAGGCGTTCACCGTGGTGCTGGCCGCGTGCGTGATCATCTGGTTCCTGCAGACGTTCGACGCGCGCCTGAACGTGGTGGACGACGTGAACGCCAGCCTGCTTGCGGGCATCGGCGGGCTGATTGCCCCGCTGTTCGCGCCGCTGGGCTTCGGCGACTGGCGCGCGGCCACGGCGCTCATGACGGGCTTCATGGCGAAGGAGAGCGTGGTGTCCACGTTGACCCAGGTCACGGGCGGGGCCGACTTGACCACGCTGTTCACGCCGGTGACGGCGCTGGCGTTTCTGGCGTTCGTGCTGCTGTACACGCCGTGCGTGGCGGCCATCGCCACCGTGCGCAGCGAACAGGGCGGCGCGCGTGCGGCGCTTGAGACGGTGCTTTTGCAGTGCGGCATCGCATGGGCGGTGTCGCTGGCGGTGTATCTGGTGTGCTCGCTGACAACGGGCAGTATCGCTAGCGCGTTCAGCGTGCCAGGCCTGGTGGCGGGCGTTGTCATTGTGGCGGCCATCGCGCTGTACCTCACGCGTCAGCGAACCGATGGCGAGCTGAAGGTGGGGTGCCGTACCTGTCCCGCCAACTGCAAGAAATCGGGCGGCTGCCACTAA
- a CDS encoding metallophosphoesterase family protein has translation MKLVGLISDTHGRLPEAALGAMAYCDYIIHAGDICDPGILRELQILAPTTAVLGNNDYDEYGKSVTRFAHPVIDGVRFLVAHYPNDVRIGFNGSRAIAPGDPLPQVCVHGHTHIPELLTGRDAYPASLLMCPGSVSRPRGGFPASVGFVELEAGRIRAARVESLEGEVLLEMGK, from the coding sequence ATGAAGCTGGTGGGGCTGATCTCCGATACGCATGGGCGGCTGCCCGAGGCGGCTCTGGGTGCCATGGCGTATTGCGACTATATCATTCACGCGGGCGACATTTGCGACCCCGGCATTTTGCGCGAGCTGCAAATCCTGGCGCCCACCACGGCGGTGCTTGGCAACAACGACTACGACGAGTACGGCAAAAGCGTCACGCGTTTCGCGCACCCGGTCATCGATGGCGTGCGTTTCCTGGTGGCGCATTACCCCAACGACGTGCGCATCGGCTTCAACGGCTCGCGCGCCATCGCGCCGGGCGATCCGCTACCACAGGTGTGCGTGCACGGCCACACGCACATCCCCGAGCTTCTGACCGGCCGCGATGCGTACCCGGCCAGCCTACTCATGTGCCCCGGTAGCGTCAGCCGCCCGCGCGGCGGGTTCCCCGCGTCCGTGGGCTTCGTCGAGTTGGAAGCGGGCCGCATTCGCGCGGCGCGCGTGGAATCGCTGGAAGGCGAAGTGCTGCTGGAAATGGGGAAATAG
- a CDS encoding helix-turn-helix transcriptional regulator, whose product MTKKDMHNEANVLADKQPVAASASKSPAAAAIAAAPQLFTASFWRLLVALSLVLSTTSFMNISVFPCFDTVFSYARDISVTANAAALIVLGLLATFKPAALHVEMLNRGGLALLAMGFLLPVALALSSAPLLVASSCALAVGRAWCILVSALAASRLSLGQASILVTLAFVAQSVASAFAWLLPVWFGVVFFLVAPFIAWALTWKDARPILQETQYGEAPHDFSVTRPSSFLPLASQLFVCLFLFRVAFGCSLRFGEVAGAPLSSFFVILPVAIAAVWVLLSGKKFPTDLLVQISVLLIVAGFLAMTMDLAGSRTATVMLLSSGNTLFDMVAWLVLIAVASRNSRGAVAAFAWGRGVSSLGSTLGAAVGVHANTLAGMGTPLFDLFAALLILLFVGYALIGLKNFSFREVINGVTPVETAVVEAPKATFDERCAALADEYGLTPRELEVFQMLARGRDRAYIQEQLVVSRNTVKAHVKHIYAKFDIHSHQDLIDLVEKG is encoded by the coding sequence ATGACTAAAAAGGACATGCATAACGAAGCGAATGTGCTGGCGGACAAGCAGCCCGTTGCCGCTTCGGCTTCGAAGAGTCCCGCCGCCGCGGCTATCGCGGCGGCTCCGCAGTTGTTCACGGCGTCTTTTTGGCGATTGCTTGTGGCACTGTCGTTAGTGTTGTCCACTACCTCGTTCATGAACATCTCGGTGTTTCCGTGCTTCGATACGGTCTTCTCTTATGCACGTGATATCTCGGTAACCGCAAATGCGGCAGCTCTCATTGTTCTGGGCTTGCTCGCTACGTTTAAGCCGGCAGCCTTGCATGTGGAAATGCTTAACAGGGGAGGCCTGGCGCTGCTTGCCATGGGCTTTCTCCTTCCCGTGGCGCTTGCTCTTAGCAGCGCGCCGCTTCTTGTGGCATCCTCGTGCGCGTTGGCCGTTGGACGGGCTTGGTGCATTTTGGTTTCAGCTCTTGCGGCGTCGCGTCTGTCGCTTGGGCAGGCAAGCATCTTGGTGACGCTGGCCTTTGTGGCGCAAAGCGTGGCATCGGCGTTCGCATGGTTGCTACCCGTGTGGTTTGGCGTGGTGTTTTTCCTGGTGGCACCTTTTATCGCTTGGGCTTTGACGTGGAAAGACGCGCGGCCTATTCTTCAGGAAACGCAGTATGGCGAAGCGCCGCACGACTTCTCCGTCACGCGCCCGTCGTCGTTTTTGCCGCTGGCCAGCCAGCTGTTCGTGTGCCTGTTTTTGTTCCGCGTGGCGTTCGGTTGCTCGCTGCGCTTTGGCGAGGTGGCTGGCGCGCCGCTGTCGTCGTTTTTCGTGATTCTGCCCGTGGCCATTGCGGCCGTATGGGTGCTGCTGTCGGGCAAAAAATTCCCCACCGACCTGCTGGTTCAAATTTCCGTGCTGTTGATTGTGGCGGGTTTTTTGGCCATGACCATGGATTTGGCTGGCTCGCGCACGGCCACGGTGATGCTGCTGTCGTCGGGCAACACGCTGTTCGATATGGTGGCGTGGCTGGTGCTGATTGCCGTGGCGTCGCGCAACAGCCGCGGCGCAGTGGCGGCGTTCGCGTGGGGCCGTGGCGTCTCTAGCTTGGGCAGCACGCTTGGCGCGGCGGTGGGCGTGCACGCGAACACGCTGGCCGGCATGGGCACGCCCCTGTTCGACCTGTTTGCGGCCCTGCTGATCCTGCTGTTCGTGGGCTACGCGCTTATCGGGCTGAAGAACTTCAGCTTTCGCGAGGTCATCAACGGCGTGACGCCGGTGGAAACGGCTGTGGTGGAAGCGCCGAAGGCCACGTTCGACGAACGCTGCGCCGCGTTGGCCGACGAGTACGGCCTGACGCCGCGCGAGCTTGAGGTGTTCCAGATGCTGGCACGCGGCCGCGACCGCGCGTACATCCAGGAGCAGCTGGTGGTGTCGCGCAACACGGTGAAAGCGCACGTCAAGCACATTTACGCGAAGTTCGACATCCATTCGCACCAAGACCTCATCGACCTGGTGGAGAAGGGGTAG
- a CDS encoding FAD-dependent oxidoreductase encodes MQHNGLDRRTFLKGAGITAIGAAAMGALTGCGNGYTVPAGEEPVRETAGQVPGTPSWLGQAPEVAERDITETIDTEVLVVGCRTAGLPAVISAAENGAKVLGIDRTPTVLAPREDIGAIDSKLQLASFDEYPQFKIDKMEAMEDIVRYANGFIDYDLVKVWANESGALIDWLTEIVERDGRLVMQFEGSVGTEGQGARDKAWATGHSPNKTDKGKEDKNFNFGVSLKEYAEEKGAEFRWSTELIKLEQDENGRVIGIIARDVNDRHYIRINAPKGVILATGGYGNNLEMMEARQPWNQKIRIAAPGKGGNPTGDGIKAALWAGGQMDPIGAACSFNRACVKPDELAGDGVVGEWWWFGEQPFMKVNLNGKRFCNESGPYDYMLHSTIMQPGHTYCDIFDSDYVEQVKQMNEVGCCRLYPFDNGSPSNMSINLMPKMFFDPLLEKGYLQKADTPEELAEKLNIPVDNFVETFNRYNQMAENGKDEDYNKEPYRLMPLKTPPYYGIRTGAWFLATLDGVRIDTNMHPFREDGSEIEGLYMAGDCSGGFFSVSYPNLFTGLACGRTMVEGRRAGMLAATGQA; translated from the coding sequence ATGCAGCATAACGGACTCGACCGTCGCACCTTCCTCAAGGGCGCGGGCATCACGGCCATCGGCGCTGCCGCCATGGGCGCGCTGACCGGCTGCGGCAACGGCTACACCGTCCCCGCCGGCGAGGAGCCGGTGCGCGAAACCGCCGGCCAGGTGCCCGGCACGCCCAGCTGGCTGGGCCAGGCTCCCGAGGTCGCCGAGCGCGATATCACCGAGACCATCGACACCGAGGTGCTGGTCGTGGGCTGCCGCACCGCCGGCCTGCCCGCCGTCATCTCCGCCGCGGAAAACGGCGCGAAGGTGCTCGGCATCGACCGCACCCCCACCGTGCTCGCCCCGCGCGAGGATATCGGCGCCATCGACTCGAAGCTGCAGCTGGCCTCGTTCGACGAGTACCCGCAGTTCAAGATCGACAAGATGGAGGCCATGGAGGACATCGTCCGCTATGCCAACGGCTTCATCGACTACGACCTGGTGAAGGTGTGGGCGAACGAATCCGGCGCCCTGATCGACTGGCTCACCGAGATCGTCGAGCGCGACGGTCGCCTGGTCATGCAGTTCGAAGGCTCCGTCGGCACGGAGGGTCAGGGTGCGCGCGATAAGGCGTGGGCGACCGGCCACAGCCCGAACAAGACCGATAAGGGTAAAGAGGACAAGAACTTCAACTTCGGCGTGTCGCTTAAGGAGTACGCCGAGGAGAAGGGTGCCGAGTTCCGCTGGTCCACCGAGCTCATCAAGCTGGAGCAGGACGAGAACGGCCGCGTAATCGGCATCATCGCCCGCGACGTGAACGACCGCCACTACATCCGCATCAACGCCCCCAAGGGCGTCATCTTGGCGACGGGCGGCTACGGCAACAACCTGGAGATGATGGAGGCGCGCCAGCCTTGGAACCAGAAGATTCGCATTGCGGCTCCGGGCAAGGGCGGCAACCCCACGGGCGACGGCATCAAGGCCGCGCTGTGGGCCGGTGGCCAGATGGACCCCATCGGCGCCGCATGCTCGTTCAACCGTGCGTGCGTGAAACCCGACGAGCTTGCTGGCGACGGCGTTGTTGGCGAGTGGTGGTGGTTCGGCGAGCAGCCGTTCATGAAGGTCAATCTGAACGGTAAGCGCTTCTGCAACGAATCCGGTCCCTACGACTACATGCTGCACTCCACCATCATGCAGCCTGGCCACACCTACTGCGATATCTTCGACAGCGACTATGTCGAGCAGGTCAAGCAGATGAACGAGGTGGGTTGCTGCCGCCTGTACCCGTTCGATAACGGCAGCCCGTCGAACATGAGCATCAACCTGATGCCGAAGATGTTCTTCGATCCGTTGCTGGAGAAGGGCTATCTGCAGAAGGCCGACACCCCCGAGGAGCTGGCCGAGAAGCTGAACATCCCGGTGGACAACTTCGTGGAGACGTTCAACCGCTACAACCAGATGGCGGAGAACGGCAAGGACGAGGACTACAACAAGGAGCCTTACCGTCTGATGCCGCTGAAGACCCCGCCGTACTACGGCATCCGCACCGGCGCATGGTTCCTGGCCACGCTCGACGGCGTGCGCATCGACACGAACATGCACCCCTTCCGCGAGGACGGTTCCGAGATCGAGGGCCTGTACATGGCTGGCGACTGCTCGGGCGGCTTCTTCAGCGTCAGCTACCCGAACCTGTTCACGGGCCTGGCCTGCGGCCGCACCATGGTCGAAGGTCGTCGCGCCGGCATGCTGGCGGCAACCGGCCAGGCGTAA
- a CDS encoding cytochrome c3 family protein, producing MAEENNASQPGAPAPKRKAKRGWIVGGVIAAVIVVAGAGFWVWHETPSFCNSICHSPMDSYVDTYYSGDKGMLVTAHAEAGNNCLSCHEPVITEQVGEVMKWTSDDYPMTADGTKLADGADMASEEFCAKSGCHDMDDVVASTWGFEGNDEKFNPHSSHQDLALECGDCHKAHEKSVLMCNQCHNLNMPEGWEAPNAA from the coding sequence ATGGCTGAAGAGAACAACGCTTCCCAGCCCGGCGCCCCGGCGCCGAAGCGCAAGGCCAAGCGCGGCTGGATCGTCGGTGGCGTCATTGCTGCCGTGATCGTGGTGGCAGGCGCAGGCTTTTGGGTGTGGCACGAGACGCCCAGTTTCTGCAACTCCATCTGCCACAGCCCCATGGACAGCTACGTGGACACGTACTACAGCGGCGATAAGGGCATGCTGGTGACCGCCCACGCCGAGGCGGGCAACAACTGCCTGAGCTGCCATGAGCCCGTGATCACCGAGCAGGTGGGCGAGGTCATGAAGTGGACCTCCGACGACTATCCCATGACCGCCGACGGCACGAAGCTGGCGGATGGTGCCGACATGGCCAGCGAGGAGTTCTGCGCCAAGAGCGGCTGCCACGACATGGACGACGTGGTCGCCAGCACCTGGGGCTTCGAGGGCAACGACGAGAAGTTCAACCCGCACAGCAGCCACCAGGACCTGGCGCTCGAGTGCGGCGACTGCCACAAGGCGCACGAGAAGAGCGTGCTCATGTGCAACCAGTGCCACAATCTGAACATGCCCGAGGGATGGGAGGCCCCGAATGCAGCATAA
- a CDS encoding Hsp20/alpha crystallin family protein — protein sequence MTMMSMLVPRSNRFFNDLMADPFDNFFGTMAAPSVKTAPNLMRTDIRETDTGFELTIDLPGFDKEGVQAELKDGYLTVTAETKQESEDKDKKGTYVRQERFTGKCSRTFYVGDDIEEDDIKAKFDNGTLQIDVPKKVAKPEPETSRSISID from the coding sequence ATGACAATGATGTCCATGCTGGTACCTCGTTCTAATCGTTTTTTCAATGATTTGATGGCCGACCCATTCGACAACTTCTTCGGCACCATGGCTGCGCCGAGCGTTAAGACCGCACCGAACCTGATGCGCACCGACATCCGCGAAACCGACACTGGCTTCGAACTGACCATCGACTTGCCGGGCTTCGACAAGGAAGGCGTGCAGGCTGAGTTGAAAGATGGCTACCTGACCGTCACCGCTGAAACGAAGCAGGAGTCCGAGGATAAGGACAAGAAAGGCACGTACGTGCGCCAGGAGCGTTTCACCGGTAAGTGCAGCCGTACGTTCTATGTTGGCGACGACATCGAAGAAGACGACATCAAGGCCAAGTTCGACAACGGCACCTTACAGATCGATGTGCCGAAGAAGGTCGCAAAGCCCGAGCCCGAAACCTCGCGCTCCATTTCCATCGACTAA
- a CDS encoding NUDIX domain-containing protein, translating into MQRETPQLKNIEQVSEGWVNKYVLTYVLPDGTDYQYEAVSRKGLDAYRAELERLGKRSDAAIAAVDAGAEDFGASVLEEAEGVTNLAEKRVADAVSIVPVTRRNELVLIREFRYPLNSWVIGLPAGLVEPGESYADAVDRELREETGYRLRSDIPKPAAIDPLPQSGRSSTGMSDESVLTVFAQVEKDEEQHTERGELIEVFTLHLRDVQRFLKQNQLPLGTRLQLVLEMFARSTDF; encoded by the coding sequence ATGCAGCGAGAAACGCCCCAACTGAAGAACATCGAGCAGGTTTCCGAAGGCTGGGTCAATAAATATGTGCTGACGTACGTGCTGCCCGACGGCACCGATTATCAGTACGAAGCCGTATCGCGCAAAGGCCTGGATGCCTACCGCGCCGAGCTTGAACGCCTGGGCAAGCGCAGCGACGCCGCCATTGCCGCCGTCGACGCGGGCGCCGAGGACTTCGGCGCATCCGTGCTTGAAGAGGCCGAAGGCGTGACGAACCTGGCCGAGAAGCGCGTGGCCGACGCCGTGTCCATCGTGCCCGTCACGCGCCGCAACGAGCTGGTGCTTATCCGCGAGTTCCGCTACCCGCTGAACAGCTGGGTCATCGGCCTGCCCGCCGGCCTGGTGGAGCCCGGCGAAAGCTACGCCGACGCCGTTGACCGCGAGTTGCGCGAGGAAACGGGCTACCGCCTGCGCTCCGACATCCCCAAACCGGCCGCCATCGATCCGCTGCCGCAATCGGGCCGCTCATCCACCGGCATGAGCGACGAAAGCGTGCTGACCGTGTTCGCCCAGGTGGAGAAAGACGAGGAGCAGCACACCGAACGCGGCGAACTTATCGAGGTGTTCACGCTGCACCTGCGCGACGTGCAACGTTTCCTGAAGCAGAATCAGCTTCCGCTAGGCACGCGTTTGCAACTGGTGCTGGAAATGTTCGCGCGTAGCACCGACTTCTAG
- a CDS encoding YerC/YecD family TrpR-related protein, translating to MSELRTPEVEDLLAVLSALDDKDTIFQLLEDLFTVREIRETSQRLAVARQLDAGNSYASIEKATGASATTIARVSKCLSYGAGGYNAALNVLDDLRKGK from the coding sequence ATGAGCGAGCTGCGTACCCCCGAGGTCGAAGACCTGCTGGCGGTGTTGTCCGCCCTTGACGACAAGGACACCATTTTCCAGCTGCTTGAGGACCTGTTCACGGTGCGCGAAATCCGCGAAACGTCGCAGCGCCTGGCCGTGGCGCGCCAGCTTGACGCGGGCAACTCGTATGCTTCCATCGAAAAGGCCACGGGCGCATCCGCAACCACCATCGCACGCGTGTCGAAATGCCTAAGCTACGGGGCGGGCGGCTACAACGCCGCGCTCAACGTGCTGGATGACCTGCGCAAAGGCAAGTAA
- a CDS encoding DUF4956 domain-containing protein, whose protein sequence is MLDAALASVFGTTDSLVASVSAVGFLMCCAASIVLGAAVACIYMFRHNYSKNFVVTLALLPLIVQMVITLVNGNLGAGIAVMGVFDLVRFRNDFRLGHNRFRRRRHPERDRGISPCGVLEG, encoded by the coding sequence GTGCTTGATGCAGCTTTGGCCTCGGTCTTCGGAACGACCGATTCCCTGGTGGCAAGCGTTTCTGCTGTCGGCTTCCTCATGTGCTGCGCGGCGTCCATTGTGCTGGGCGCGGCCGTGGCGTGCATCTACATGTTCCGGCACAACTACTCGAAGAACTTCGTGGTGACCTTGGCGCTGCTGCCGCTGATCGTGCAGATGGTAATCACCCTGGTCAACGGCAACTTGGGTGCGGGTATCGCCGTCATGGGCGTGTTCGACCTCGTGCGATTCCGCAACGATTTCCGGCTCGGGCACAACCGCTTCCGCCGACGGCGTCACCCTGAACGTGACCGCGGCATATCGCCATGCGGTGTGCTCGAAGGATGA
- a CDS encoding polyphosphate polymerase domain-containing protein, which translates to MASFTDTFERKEVKYRLNAKQHRCVLDALAGRMAADEYGRTRITSLYFDTPSRDLIARSLEKPLYKEKLRVRSYGTPLQSERVYVEIKKKYDGIVYKRRVGCSQAAALSYLMGGVPYENACAMNPLVDPLQQVEALASRSLQIAREIDSFVARYRNLRPSMYVVCERTAYAPLPGADAEGLRITFDAGVSYRDAMASGKHFDESYHPLLGLGEVIMEVKTGAAFPSWLVEALNGCAVFPSSFSKYGAAYEAVERAAANCNSAAAAIA; encoded by the coding sequence ATGGCTTCATTCACCGACACTTTTGAACGCAAAGAGGTCAAATACCGCTTAAACGCGAAGCAACATCGTTGCGTGCTTGACGCGCTGGCTGGCCGTATGGCCGCCGACGAATACGGCCGCACGCGCATCACCAGCCTGTACTTCGACACGCCAAGCCGCGACCTGATTGCGCGTAGCCTGGAAAAACCGCTGTACAAGGAGAAGCTGCGCGTGCGCTCGTACGGCACGCCGCTGCAATCCGAGCGCGTGTACGTGGAAATCAAGAAGAAGTACGACGGCATCGTGTACAAGCGTCGCGTGGGCTGCTCGCAGGCGGCAGCGCTGTCGTACCTGATGGGAGGCGTGCCGTACGAGAACGCGTGCGCAATGAACCCGCTGGTGGATCCGTTGCAGCAGGTTGAAGCCTTGGCGTCGCGCAGCCTCCAGATAGCGCGCGAGATCGACTCGTTCGTGGCGCGCTACCGCAACCTGCGTCCGTCCATGTACGTCGTGTGCGAGCGCACGGCGTACGCGCCGCTGCCGGGTGCCGACGCCGAGGGGCTGCGCATCACATTCGACGCGGGCGTGTCGTATCGCGATGCCATGGCTTCCGGAAAGCACTTCGATGAGTCGTATCACCCGCTGCTGGGCCTCGGCGAGGTGATCATGGAAGTGAAAACGGGCGCGGCGTTCCCATCGTGGCTGGTCGAGGCGCTGAACGGCTGTGCGGTGTTCCCGTCGTCGTTCAGCAAGTATGGTGCTGCCTATGAGGCCGTTGAGCGTGCGGCTGCCAATTGCAACAGCGCGGCCGCGGCGATTGCATAG
- a CDS encoding class I SAM-dependent methyltransferase, with protein MAIDTATGKEAPAEISSERVKDIFSAIAKKYERFNAISSFGAYKLWLAGMMKQAPISANDDVLDIAGGTGDVSFTVARAKHPRHIQCTDLVNEMLDVARAHYSDGASDGVPVDFEVVDAQNIPYADASYDAITMAYGIRNMPDRPRALAEMFRVLKPGGSLVCLEFSTPPNVVWRALYNFYLKHLIPFWGGLITGDRDGFVYLAKSIKAFPNQQGLARMMEQAGFTDVTWKNYTGGIAAVHVAKKPE; from the coding sequence ATGGCCATCGATACCGCCACCGGCAAGGAAGCGCCGGCCGAGATTTCGTCCGAACGCGTGAAGGACATCTTCTCCGCCATCGCGAAAAAGTACGAGCGCTTCAATGCCATCTCCAGCTTCGGCGCGTACAAGCTGTGGCTGGCCGGTATGATGAAACAGGCTCCCATCAGCGCAAACGACGATGTGTTGGACATCGCCGGCGGCACGGGTGACGTCAGCTTCACCGTGGCGCGCGCCAAGCACCCGCGCCACATCCAGTGCACCGACCTGGTGAACGAGATGCTCGACGTGGCCCGCGCGCACTATTCCGACGGCGCTTCCGACGGCGTACCCGTGGACTTCGAGGTGGTGGACGCGCAAAACATCCCGTACGCCGACGCCAGCTATGATGCCATCACCATGGCATACGGCATCCGCAACATGCCCGACCGCCCGCGCGCGCTGGCGGAAATGTTCCGCGTGCTCAAGCCCGGCGGTAGCCTGGTGTGCCTGGAATTTAGCACGCCGCCGAACGTGGTGTGGCGCGCGCTGTACAACTTCTACCTGAAGCACCTTATTCCGTTCTGGGGCGGCCTCATCACCGGCGACCGCGACGGCTTCGTGTACCTGGCGAAGTCCATCAAGGCGTTCCCGAATCAGCAGGGGCTGGCGCGCATGATGGAGCAGGCTGGCTTCACCGATGTGACCTGGAAGAACTACACCGGCGGCATCGCCGCAGTTCACGTGGCGAAAAAGCCCGAATAG